In Gemmata obscuriglobus, a single genomic region encodes these proteins:
- a CDS encoding FAD-binding oxidoreductase → MNTFPSPTPPAPNPADRARLVARMRAIVGADNVLTATADMAAYECDGFTIAKTKPNVVVFPTTTEHIVGIVQACNELGSPFLARGAGTSLAGGCVLVGGGVMIALARMKRILEINARDRYAVVEPGVVNVWLTNALKPFGLHYAPDPSSQGACTIGGNVATNSGGPHTLKYGVTVNHILGVELVLPDGRVVTCGGPTEDTPGYDLVGTIVGSEGTFGIVSKVWVRLTKNPEAYRTLLGVFETIDDATSTISDIIGAGIVPAALELLDKTMLSAVEAAFKFGFPLDAEAVVIMEVDGLAAGLQDEADRIEGIATKNRAREVRKANTEPERMALWKARKQAFGTIGRLGFPSYCTQDGVVPRTKLPDIMRHIQATAKKYNLGICNVFHAGDGNIHPILMFDERDPAQVKAVLDASHDILSECVALGGSVTGEHGIGVEKIDFMPLMFTADDLNYMVRLRTAFNPDGRCSPGKMLPTAGGCAEPSVVATKPARRAAV, encoded by the coding sequence ATGAACACGTTCCCCTCTCCCACCCCGCCCGCGCCCAACCCGGCCGACCGCGCGCGTCTGGTCGCGCGGATGCGGGCCATCGTCGGCGCGGACAACGTCCTCACCGCCACCGCCGACATGGCGGCTTACGAGTGCGACGGGTTCACCATCGCGAAAACGAAGCCCAACGTGGTCGTGTTCCCGACCACGACCGAACACATCGTCGGGATCGTGCAGGCGTGCAACGAGTTGGGCAGCCCGTTCCTCGCGCGCGGGGCGGGTACGAGCCTCGCGGGCGGGTGCGTGCTCGTGGGCGGCGGCGTGATGATCGCCCTCGCCCGCATGAAGCGCATCCTGGAGATCAACGCCCGCGACCGCTACGCCGTGGTCGAGCCCGGCGTGGTGAACGTGTGGCTGACGAACGCACTGAAGCCCTTCGGGCTGCACTACGCCCCGGACCCGAGCAGCCAGGGCGCCTGCACCATCGGCGGGAACGTCGCCACCAACTCCGGCGGCCCGCACACGCTCAAGTACGGCGTCACCGTCAACCACATCCTCGGCGTGGAACTGGTGCTGCCGGACGGGCGCGTCGTCACCTGCGGCGGCCCGACGGAAGACACCCCCGGGTACGATCTGGTCGGCACGATCGTCGGCAGCGAAGGCACGTTCGGCATCGTCTCCAAGGTGTGGGTGCGTCTGACCAAGAACCCCGAAGCGTACCGCACCCTTCTGGGCGTCTTCGAGACGATCGACGACGCCACCAGCACCATCAGCGATATCATCGGCGCAGGGATCGTGCCCGCGGCCCTCGAACTGCTCGACAAAACGATGCTGTCGGCGGTGGAGGCGGCGTTCAAGTTCGGGTTCCCGCTCGACGCCGAAGCGGTGGTAATCATGGAAGTGGACGGGCTCGCCGCCGGACTCCAGGACGAGGCCGACCGGATCGAAGGGATCGCCACGAAGAACCGCGCTCGCGAGGTCCGCAAGGCCAACACCGAGCCCGAGCGGATGGCGCTCTGGAAGGCCCGCAAACAGGCGTTCGGCACCATCGGGCGCCTGGGGTTCCCGAGCTACTGCACCCAGGACGGCGTGGTCCCGCGGACGAAGCTCCCTGACATCATGCGGCACATCCAGGCGACCGCGAAGAAGTACAACCTCGGCATCTGCAACGTGTTCCACGCCGGCGACGGGAACATTCACCCGATCCTGATGTTCGACGAGCGCGACCCGGCCCAGGTGAAGGCGGTTCTGGACGCCAGCCACGACATCCTCTCGGAGTGCGTCGCCCTAGGCGGCAGCGTGACCGGCGAGCACGGGATCGGGGTCGAGAAGATCGACTTCATGCCGCTCATGTTCACCGCCGACGACCTGAACTACATGGTCCGGCTCCGGACCGCGTTCAACCCGGACGGGCGGTGCAGCCCGGGGAAGATGCTGCCCACCGCGGGCGGGTGCGCCGAGCCGAGCGTGGTCGCGACCAAACCCGCCCGCCGTGCCGCAGTGTAA
- a CDS encoding purple acid phosphatase family protein has product MTISRRAFLRTTAGGLATAFVTGSGSPQDTKPEAAPPPRLSVEAAPTNLLPQDTLFLTWQRDPTTTITAQWIGPEKADATVRVIPPTGDEWKTAKVEFRPWPKTDLKVHRAEVTGLAPGTEYLLQIGKGPELFRFRTMPAKATDTFQWVSGGDCGTNAHAIANNILAAKQEPHFALISGDLGYDNGTSAKTALAFVQNYARHMVDPKGRLIPLVTCLGNHEVRGGYNGKRGDATFYLPLFDGLYKDTTYAALDFGDYLSLVLLDTGHVAKIAGEQTDWLEGVLKEREDRPHLFVTNHVPAYPSYRVPEGGPVSGKPGTGEANRQHWCPLFERHGVDVVLEHHDHTFKRTHPLKGGLRDKYGVPYLGDGSWGQLRAPIAAEKRPYLAAVAKAYHMTVHRLEGEARYHVALEESGRVADVYGTHGKRPAKRG; this is encoded by the coding sequence ATGACTATCAGCCGCCGCGCGTTCCTACGCACCACGGCCGGCGGGCTGGCAACCGCGTTCGTCACCGGTTCCGGCTCCCCACAAGACACTAAGCCCGAGGCCGCGCCGCCGCCGCGCCTGTCGGTGGAAGCCGCACCCACGAACCTTCTGCCACAAGACACGCTGTTCCTCACCTGGCAGCGCGACCCGACGACCACCATCACCGCCCAGTGGATCGGGCCGGAAAAGGCGGACGCCACCGTGCGCGTGATCCCGCCCACCGGCGACGAGTGGAAGACCGCGAAGGTCGAATTCAGGCCGTGGCCCAAAACGGACCTGAAGGTTCACCGGGCGGAGGTGACCGGCCTCGCACCGGGGACCGAGTACCTCCTCCAGATCGGCAAGGGGCCGGAGCTGTTCCGCTTCCGCACCATGCCGGCGAAGGCCACGGACACGTTCCAGTGGGTGTCGGGCGGCGACTGCGGCACGAACGCGCACGCGATCGCCAACAACATCCTCGCGGCCAAGCAGGAACCGCACTTCGCGCTGATCAGCGGCGACCTGGGGTACGACAACGGCACGTCCGCCAAGACCGCGCTGGCGTTCGTTCAGAACTACGCCAGGCACATGGTGGACCCGAAGGGGAGGCTCATCCCGCTCGTCACGTGCCTGGGCAACCACGAGGTGCGCGGCGGGTACAACGGGAAGCGCGGCGACGCCACGTTCTACCTGCCGCTGTTCGACGGGCTGTACAAGGACACGACCTACGCCGCGCTCGACTTCGGCGATTACCTGAGCCTCGTGCTGCTCGACACGGGGCACGTGGCGAAAATCGCCGGGGAGCAGACGGACTGGCTCGAAGGCGTGCTGAAGGAGCGCGAGGACCGGCCGCACCTGTTCGTGACGAACCACGTGCCGGCGTACCCGTCCTACCGCGTCCCCGAAGGCGGCCCGGTGAGCGGCAAGCCCGGAACCGGGGAGGCGAACCGGCAGCACTGGTGCCCGCTGTTCGAGCGGCACGGCGTGGACGTCGTACTCGAGCACCACGACCACACGTTCAAGCGCACCCACCCGCTGAAGGGCGGGTTGCGGGACAAGTACGGCGTGCCGTACCTGGGGGACGGCTCGTGGGGCCAGCTTCGCGCCCCGATCGCAGCGGAGAAGCGGCCATACCTGGCGGCCGTAGCCAAGGCGTACCACATGACCGTTCACCGGCTCGAAGGCGAGGCGCGGTACCACGTCGCGCTGGAGGAGTCGGGCCGGGTGGCGGACGTCTACGGCACACACGGTAAACGCCCCGCGAAGCGGGGGTGA